A genomic segment from Bacillus cereus G9842 encodes:
- the cymR gene encoding cysteine metabolism transcriptional regulator CymR, giving the protein MKISTKGRYGLTIMIDLAKKFGEGPISLKSIAQAHDLSEHYLEQLISPLRNARLVKSTRGAYGGYVLSDQPANITAGDVIRVLEGPISVVEMIEEEEPAQRQLWMRVRDAVQEVLDSTTLEDLVRYEEENHGGYMFYI; this is encoded by the coding sequence ATGAAGATTTCAACAAAGGGCCGCTATGGCTTAACAATTATGATCGATCTTGCAAAAAAGTTTGGTGAAGGTCCGATTTCATTAAAATCAATTGCGCAGGCGCATGACTTATCGGAGCATTACTTAGAGCAATTAATTTCACCACTTCGTAACGCTCGTCTTGTGAAGAGTACGCGAGGTGCATATGGCGGATATGTATTATCTGATCAACCAGCTAACATTACAGCTGGGGATGTGATCCGTGTATTAGAGGGACCGATTAGTGTTGTAGAAATGATAGAAGAAGAAGAGCCAGCACAGCGCCAGTTATGGATGCGTGTTCGTGATGCGGTGCAAGAAGTGTTAGATAGTACAACGTTAGAAGATTTAGTACGTTATGAGGAAGAAAATCACGGGGGCTATATGTTTTACATTTAA
- the aspS gene encoding aspartate--tRNA ligase — protein sequence MAERTHACGKVTVEAVGQTVQLKGWVQKRRDLGGLIFIDLRDRTGIVQVVFNPETSKEALEVAETIRSEYVLHVEGTVVERGEGAINDNMATGRIEVQATKVNVLNAAKTTPIIIADDTDASEDVRLKYRYLDLRRPVMFNTFKMRHDVTKTIRNFLDTEEFLEVETPILTKSTPEGARDYLVPSRVHDGEFYALPQSPQLFKQLLMVGGFERYYQVARCFRDEDLRADRQPEFTQIDIEASFLTQDEILDMMERMMTKVMKDAKGVEVSAPFPRMKYADAMARYGSDKPDTRFEMELTDLSEFAAGCGFKVFTSAVESGGQVKAINAKGAASKYSRKDIDALTEFVKVYGAKGLAWLKVEEDGLKGPIAKFFGEEDANVLMTTLEATAGDLLLFVADKKSVVADSLGALRLRLGKELELIDESKFNFLWVTDWPLLEYDEDADRYFAAHHPFTMPFREDVELLETAPEKARAQAYDLVLNGYELGGGSLRIYERDVQEKMFKALGFSQEEAQEQFGFLLEAFEYGTPPHGGIALGLDRLVMLLAGRTNLRDTIAFPKTASASCLLTEAPSPVAEAQLEELNLKLSLKEEK from the coding sequence GTGGCTGAAAGAACACATGCATGTGGAAAAGTAACAGTAGAAGCTGTTGGACAAACAGTTCAATTAAAAGGTTGGGTACAAAAACGCCGTGACTTAGGTGGATTAATCTTTATCGATTTACGTGACCGCACAGGTATCGTACAAGTTGTATTTAACCCAGAAACATCAAAAGAAGCGTTAGAAGTAGCAGAAACAATTCGTAGTGAATACGTATTACACGTAGAAGGTACAGTTGTTGAACGTGGTGAAGGCGCAATTAATGACAATATGGCAACTGGTCGTATTGAAGTACAAGCAACAAAAGTAAATGTACTAAATGCAGCGAAAACAACGCCAATTATCATTGCTGATGATACAGATGCATCAGAAGATGTGCGTTTAAAATATCGTTATTTAGACTTACGTCGTCCTGTAATGTTCAACACATTCAAAATGCGTCACGACGTAACAAAAACAATTCGTAATTTCTTAGATACAGAAGAGTTTTTAGAAGTCGAAACACCAATTTTAACGAAAAGCACGCCAGAAGGAGCTCGTGACTATTTAGTACCAAGTCGTGTACATGATGGTGAATTCTATGCATTACCACAGTCACCACAGTTATTTAAACAGCTTCTTATGGTCGGCGGATTTGAGCGTTACTATCAAGTAGCACGTTGTTTCCGTGACGAAGATTTACGTGCGGATCGTCAACCAGAATTCACGCAAATCGATATCGAAGCTTCATTCTTAACACAAGATGAAATTTTAGATATGATGGAGCGTATGATGACGAAAGTTATGAAGGATGCAAAAGGTGTAGAAGTTAGTGCACCATTCCCTCGTATGAAATATGCTGATGCAATGGCTCGCTACGGTTCTGATAAGCCAGATACACGCTTTGAAATGGAACTAACAGACTTATCTGAGTTTGCAGCAGGTTGTGGATTTAAAGTGTTTACAAGTGCTGTAGAAAGCGGCGGACAAGTAAAAGCAATTAATGCAAAAGGTGCTGCAAGTAAATACTCTCGTAAAGACATCGATGCATTAACTGAATTTGTGAAAGTATACGGTGCAAAAGGTCTAGCTTGGCTTAAAGTTGAAGAAGACGGCCTAAAAGGACCGATTGCGAAATTCTTCGGTGAAGAAGATGCAAACGTGTTAATGACTACATTAGAAGCTACTGCTGGCGACTTATTACTATTTGTAGCAGATAAGAAGAGCGTTGTTGCAGATAGCTTAGGCGCACTTCGTTTACGTCTAGGTAAAGAGCTTGAGTTAATTGACGAAAGTAAATTTAACTTCCTATGGGTAACTGATTGGCCACTTCTTGAGTACGATGAAGATGCAGATCGTTACTTCGCAGCTCACCACCCATTCACAATGCCATTCCGTGAAGATGTTGAGCTACTAGAAACAGCACCAGAAAAAGCACGTGCACAAGCATATGACCTTGTATTAAACGGTTATGAGCTTGGTGGCGGATCACTTCGTATTTACGAGCGTGACGTACAAGAAAAAATGTTCAAAGCACTTGGATTCTCACAAGAAGAAGCGCAAGAGCAATTCGGATTCTTATTAGAAGCATTCGAATACGGTACACCACCACACGGCGGAATCGCATTAGGTTTAGACCGTCTTGTTATGTTACTTGCAGGCCGTACGAACCTTCGTGATACAATTGCATTCCCGAAAACAGCAAGCGCAAGCTGCTTATTAACAGAAGCTCCAAGCCCAGTTGCAGAAGCACAGCTTGAAGAATTGAACTTAAAATTAAGCTTGAAAGAAGAGAAGTAA
- the relA gene encoding GTP diphosphokinase gives MANEQVLTAEQVLEKASQYLADEDIELVARAYEYARDAHSEQYRKSGEPYIIHPIQVAGILVDLHMDPATVSAGFLHDVVEDTEITLEDIEREFNKEIAMLVDGVTKLGKIKYKSHEQQQAENHRKMFIAMAQDIRVILIKLADRLHNMRTLKHLPQEKQRRIANETLEIFAPLAHRLGISTIKWELEDTSLRYLNPQQYYRIVNLMKRKRAEREEYLDEVMTGIREKLKEVAIQPEISGRPKHIYSIYRKMALQNKQFNEIYDLLAVRVVVNSIKDCYAVLGIIHTCWKPMPGRFKDYIAMPKANLYQSLHTTVIGPKGDPLEVQIRTKEMHEIAEFGIAAHWAYKEGKTAETTGTLEKKLTWFRQILEWQNEASNAEEFMESLKIDLFSDMVFVFTPKGDVMELPLGSVPIDFAYRVHSEIGNKTIGAKVNGKMVTLDYKLKTGDIIEILTSKHSYGPSQDWVKLAQTSHAKNKIRQFFKKQRRDENIEKGRELVEKEVRGLEYEMKEVLAPDNLKRVAEKFNFANEEDMFAAVGYSGITASQIVTRLTDKFRKQREEEEIVEVKEVRKPMKIRKWDSGVKVSGADNLLIRLSKCCNPVPGDDIVGYITKGRGVSIHRRDCVNVHTEEAVERLLEVEWEGSPEKEIEYNVDIEISGYDRRGLLNEVLQAVTETKTYISAVSGRSDRNKMATINMSISIRNLQHLKKVVERIKRVPEIYAVRRMMH, from the coding sequence ATGGCAAATGAGCAGGTACTAACAGCTGAACAGGTACTCGAGAAAGCAAGTCAATATTTAGCGGATGAAGATATTGAGCTAGTGGCACGTGCCTATGAATATGCACGTGATGCGCATAGCGAACAATATAGAAAATCGGGTGAACCGTATATTATTCATCCGATTCAAGTTGCAGGTATTTTAGTTGATTTACACATGGATCCAGCTACGGTATCAGCAGGTTTCTTACATGATGTAGTGGAAGATACAGAGATTACGTTAGAAGATATTGAACGGGAATTTAACAAAGAAATTGCTATGCTTGTTGATGGTGTTACAAAGCTTGGGAAAATCAAATATAAATCTCACGAACAACAACAAGCAGAAAACCATCGCAAAATGTTTATTGCAATGGCTCAAGATATTAGAGTTATTTTAATTAAACTAGCTGATCGTCTTCATAACATGCGTACATTGAAACATTTGCCTCAAGAGAAGCAGCGTCGCATAGCGAATGAAACGTTAGAAATCTTTGCACCTTTAGCACATAGACTCGGAATTAGTACTATTAAATGGGAGCTAGAGGATACGTCACTTCGCTATTTAAATCCACAGCAATATTATCGTATTGTAAATTTAATGAAGCGTAAACGTGCAGAACGTGAAGAATATTTAGACGAAGTAATGACTGGTATTCGTGAGAAATTAAAAGAAGTTGCAATTCAACCTGAGATTTCTGGAAGACCGAAACATATTTACAGTATTTATCGTAAAATGGCACTGCAAAATAAGCAGTTCAATGAAATTTACGATTTATTAGCTGTACGTGTTGTTGTAAATAGTATTAAAGATTGTTATGCGGTGCTTGGAATTATTCATACGTGCTGGAAGCCGATGCCAGGTCGTTTTAAAGATTATATTGCAATGCCAAAAGCAAATCTATATCAATCTCTTCATACGACCGTAATTGGACCGAAAGGTGACCCACTTGAAGTGCAAATTCGTACGAAAGAAATGCACGAAATTGCAGAATTCGGGATCGCGGCACACTGGGCGTATAAAGAAGGAAAAACAGCAGAAACAACAGGTACACTAGAGAAGAAACTCACATGGTTCCGTCAAATATTAGAATGGCAAAATGAAGCTTCTAATGCAGAAGAATTTATGGAGTCATTAAAAATTGATTTATTCTCTGACATGGTATTCGTCTTTACACCGAAAGGCGATGTAATGGAATTACCACTTGGATCGGTTCCGATTGATTTCGCGTATCGTGTCCATTCGGAAATTGGGAATAAAACAATTGGTGCAAAAGTAAACGGTAAAATGGTGACGCTGGATTATAAATTAAAAACAGGCGACATCATTGAAATTTTAACGTCGAAACATTCCTATGGCCCAAGTCAAGATTGGGTAAAACTTGCTCAAACATCTCATGCAAAAAATAAAATTCGTCAATTCTTTAAGAAACAACGTAGAGACGAAAATATTGAAAAAGGCCGTGAACTTGTTGAAAAGGAAGTACGTGGTCTAGAGTATGAGATGAAAGAAGTATTAGCGCCTGATAACTTAAAACGCGTCGCTGAGAAATTTAACTTTGCAAATGAAGAAGATATGTTTGCAGCAGTTGGATATAGCGGAATTACAGCTTCGCAAATTGTTACGCGACTAACGGACAAGTTCCGCAAACAACGCGAAGAAGAAGAGATTGTTGAAGTTAAAGAAGTTCGTAAACCGATGAAAATTCGAAAATGGGATTCTGGTGTAAAAGTAAGCGGTGCTGATAATTTATTAATCCGTTTATCGAAATGCTGTAACCCAGTTCCGGGCGATGATATCGTTGGATATATTACAAAAGGCCGAGGCGTATCGATTCACCGCCGTGATTGTGTAAATGTTCATACAGAAGAAGCTGTAGAAAGATTATTAGAAGTAGAGTGGGAAGGTAGCCCTGAAAAAGAAATTGAGTATAACGTTGATATTGAAATTTCAGGTTACGATCGCCGTGGTTTATTAAATGAAGTACTGCAAGCTGTTACAGAGACGAAAACGTACATTTCAGCTGTTTCTGGTAGAAGTGACCGTAATAAGATGGCGACAATTAATATGTCAATCTCAATTCGTAACTTACAACATTTGAAAAAAGTAGTAGAACGCATTAAACGTGTTCCGGAAATTTATGCAGTACGACGCATGATGCATTAA
- a CDS encoding replication-associated recombination protein A, with product MKQPLAHRMRPTNIQEIIGQQHLVGEGKILWRMVQANHFQSMILYGPPGTGKTSIASAIAGSTGTPFRLLNAVTHNKKDMEVVVQEAKMHRHLVLILDEVHRLDKAKQDFLLPHLESGLLTLIGATTSNPFHAINSAIRSRCQIFELHALTEDDILIGLKRALEDKEKGLGEYAVTITDEALHHFTNASGGDMRSAYNALELAVLSSFTTDDQAAEITLEIAEECLQKKSFVHDKGGDAHYDVLSAFQKSVRGSDVNAALHYLARLIEAGDLQSIGRRLLIMAYEDIGLASPQAGPRTLAAIESAERVGFPEARIPLANAVIELCLSPKSNSAYKALDAALHDLRNDQTGDIPSHLKDSHYKGAESLGRGIGYLYPHDHPNGWVRQQYLPDKIKNKQYYKPKTTGKFEQALSTVYERLQTSNKTKNKG from the coding sequence ATGAAACAACCACTCGCACATCGAATGCGCCCTACAAATATTCAAGAAATTATTGGGCAACAGCATTTAGTTGGTGAAGGAAAGATTTTATGGCGAATGGTCCAAGCAAATCATTTTCAATCTATGATTTTATACGGTCCTCCAGGTACAGGAAAAACATCCATTGCCAGTGCAATTGCAGGAAGTACCGGTACCCCGTTTCGTCTATTAAACGCTGTTACTCACAATAAAAAAGATATGGAAGTTGTCGTACAAGAAGCGAAGATGCATCGACACCTCGTTTTAATTTTAGATGAAGTTCACCGTCTAGATAAAGCAAAGCAAGACTTTCTATTACCTCATTTAGAAAGCGGACTTCTTACTTTAATTGGTGCAACGACAAGTAATCCATTCCATGCAATAAACTCCGCTATTCGAAGCAGATGTCAAATTTTCGAATTACACGCACTAACAGAAGATGATATTTTAATTGGGTTAAAAAGAGCTTTAGAAGATAAAGAAAAAGGCCTTGGAGAATATGCTGTAACGATAACAGATGAAGCACTACATCACTTTACAAACGCCTCTGGTGGTGATATGCGTTCCGCTTATAACGCACTTGAGCTTGCTGTATTATCCAGCTTTACTACAGACGATCAAGCGGCTGAAATCACACTCGAGATTGCAGAAGAATGCTTACAAAAGAAGAGCTTCGTTCACGACAAAGGCGGCGATGCTCATTATGACGTATTATCAGCATTTCAAAAATCAGTGCGCGGAAGTGATGTAAATGCAGCGCTCCATTATTTAGCACGCCTTATTGAAGCAGGTGATTTACAAAGTATTGGCAGACGCCTTCTTATTATGGCTTATGAAGATATTGGACTTGCTAGCCCACAAGCTGGACCGCGTACACTAGCTGCAATTGAATCAGCTGAACGAGTCGGATTCCCAGAAGCACGCATCCCACTTGCAAATGCCGTTATCGAGCTATGCTTATCACCAAAATCAAATTCAGCTTATAAAGCACTGGATGCTGCACTACATGATTTACGTAACGATCAAACAGGTGATATTCCAAGCCATTTAAAAGATAGTCATTACAAAGGCGCAGAATCACTTGGAAGAGGCATTGGATATTTATATCCACACGACCATCCAAACGGCTGGGTAAGGCAACAATACTTACCTGATAAAATAAAAAACAAGCAATATTATAAACCGAAAACGACAGGAAAATTTGAGCAAGCACTTTCTACTGTTTATGAAAGATTACAAACTTCGAATAAAACGAAAAATAAAGGGTAA
- a CDS encoding RsfA family transcriptional regulator has protein sequence MKTRQDAWTKEDDLLLAETVLRHIRSGSTQIKAFDEVGDALNRTSAACGFRWNAEVRANYEDAVQIAKKQRKELKRSEAKIEKDQFTKTKQLVIDAEFSEDITPSKQELTMQNVISFLQNMEHNNPSIAKLQTENDVLQNQLTSLQKTNNELEAKLAVLTKKQQAIEEDYAMLVRIMDRARKLVSVEEQEDQIAPIFKTDQNGNLDIIYSAEN, from the coding sequence ATGAAAACACGTCAAGATGCATGGACAAAAGAAGATGATCTCCTTTTAGCAGAAACTGTTTTACGACATATTCGCAGCGGAAGTACACAAATAAAAGCATTTGATGAAGTCGGCGATGCGTTGAACCGCACTTCAGCAGCTTGTGGCTTTAGATGGAATGCTGAAGTACGAGCGAATTACGAAGATGCAGTGCAGATTGCAAAAAAACAACGTAAAGAATTAAAACGTTCTGAAGCTAAAATAGAAAAAGATCAGTTCACGAAAACGAAACAACTCGTAATCGATGCTGAGTTTTCAGAAGATATTACGCCAAGTAAACAGGAACTTACAATGCAAAATGTCATCTCATTTTTGCAAAACATGGAACATAATAACCCTTCAATCGCAAAGTTGCAAACTGAAAATGATGTATTACAAAATCAGCTCACTTCCCTACAAAAAACGAATAATGAACTTGAAGCAAAATTAGCGGTACTCACAAAAAAACAACAAGCAATCGAAGAAGATTACGCGATGCTTGTTAGAATTATGGATCGTGCTCGAAAACTTGTTTCAGTCGAAGAGCAAGAAGATCAAATTGCCCCGATTTTCAAAACCGATCAAAACGGGAATTTAGATATTATTTATTCTGCAGAGAATTAA
- a CDS encoding tRNA threonylcarbamoyladenosine dehydratase produces the protein MLHQFSRNELAFGKEGLEILKNSTVGILGIGGVGSFSAEALARSGVGRLVLVDKDVVDITNVNRQIHALVSTVGRSKVELMKERIADINPECEVIGLEMFYTDETYEEFFKHGLDFVVDASDTITFKIHLIKQCLRRKIKIISCMGAANKMDPTRFRIADISKTHTDPIAKVIRTKLRKEGIKKGVKVVFSDENPIVIREEVRKEIVPDENAKIRKAKLPPSSNAFVPSVAGLIMASHVVRERIKNVEVKRVGQE, from the coding sequence ATGTTACATCAATTTTCACGTAATGAATTAGCCTTCGGTAAAGAAGGACTTGAAATATTAAAAAATAGTACAGTCGGTATTTTAGGAATTGGTGGCGTAGGGTCATTTTCGGCAGAAGCGTTAGCACGTTCTGGCGTAGGACGTCTCGTATTAGTTGATAAAGACGTTGTAGATATTACAAACGTAAACCGTCAAATTCATGCTTTAGTATCTACTGTAGGACGTTCAAAAGTAGAATTAATGAAAGAGCGTATTGCAGACATTAATCCGGAATGTGAAGTAATTGGACTAGAAATGTTTTATACAGATGAAACATATGAAGAGTTCTTTAAACACGGTTTAGATTTCGTAGTGGATGCATCTGATACAATTACGTTCAAAATCCATTTAATTAAACAATGTTTACGTCGTAAAATTAAAATTATCTCATGTATGGGTGCAGCAAATAAAATGGACCCAACTCGTTTCCGTATTGCGGATATCTCTAAAACACATACAGATCCAATTGCGAAAGTAATTCGTACGAAGCTTCGTAAAGAGGGTATTAAAAAAGGTGTAAAAGTTGTCTTCTCTGACGAGAATCCAATCGTAATTCGTGAAGAAGTACGTAAAGAGATCGTACCAGACGAAAATGCAAAAATTCGTAAAGCGAAATTACCACCTTCATCAAATGCATTCGTACCATCTGTGGCAGGCTTAATTATGGCAAGTCACGTTGTACGTGAACGTATTAAAAACGTAGAAGTGAAACGTGTGGGGCAAGAATAA
- a CDS encoding YrdB family protein — MLQEFNIALRFMLELCILGIVGYWGFRVGTTTAIKITLAIIIPIVVAAIWGLFGAPHAEWEVKGILHVLLEIIVFGVGVAALYHLKHHMLASGLAIVIVINRILMFIWNQ, encoded by the coding sequence ATGCTTCAAGAATTTAATATAGCTTTACGTTTTATGCTAGAGTTATGTATTCTTGGGATTGTTGGATACTGGGGGTTTCGAGTAGGAACAACAACAGCTATAAAAATTACACTTGCTATTATTATTCCGATTGTTGTTGCTGCCATTTGGGGGTTATTTGGAGCTCCACATGCAGAATGGGAAGTAAAAGGTATATTACATGTATTATTAGAAATTATCGTATTTGGAGTAGGTGTTGCAGCATTATATCATTTGAAGCATCATATGCTAGCAAGTGGACTGGCTATTGTTATTGTTATAAATCGAATACTAATGTTTATTTGGAATCAATAG
- a CDS encoding cysteine desulfurase family protein has product MERIYLDHAATSPTHPEVVEKMIPYMTEIFGNPSSIHFYGRQTRHTVDEARRVCARSIHANPNEIIFTSGGTEADNLALIGVARANRHKGNHIITTQIEHHAILHTCELLEREGFEVTYLPVDETGRIQVSDIQKALTEETILVSVMFGNNEVGTMQPIVEIGKLLKEHQAYFHTDAVQAYGLVEIDVKEFGIDLLSISAHKINGPKGVGFLYAGANVKFEPLLIGGEQERKRRAGTENVPSIAGLQHAILIAEKTREQKNAQYEEFKDIMVSVFKNEGITFEVNGNLEHRLPHVLNVSFTGMNIEPFLVNLDLAGIAVSSGSACTAGSIDPSHVLVAMFGKDSDQIRSSVRFSFGLGNTKEQIEKAAYETVKIVKRLTQN; this is encoded by the coding sequence ATGGAACGCATTTACTTAGATCATGCTGCGACATCTCCGACTCACCCAGAAGTGGTCGAAAAGATGATTCCATATATGACAGAAATATTCGGGAACCCGTCTAGTATTCACTTTTATGGACGTCAAACTCGTCACACAGTAGATGAGGCGAGACGAGTGTGTGCACGCAGTATTCATGCGAATCCGAATGAAATTATATTTACGAGCGGTGGTACAGAAGCTGATAATTTAGCGCTTATAGGTGTAGCACGTGCGAACCGTCATAAAGGTAACCACATTATAACGACGCAAATTGAACATCATGCGATTTTGCATACGTGCGAATTGTTAGAGCGTGAAGGGTTTGAAGTGACATATTTACCTGTCGATGAAACAGGGCGCATTCAAGTTTCTGACATACAAAAGGCATTAACCGAAGAGACGATTCTTGTATCTGTTATGTTTGGGAATAATGAAGTAGGGACAATGCAACCAATTGTAGAAATAGGAAAGCTACTAAAGGAGCATCAAGCTTATTTCCATACAGATGCGGTACAAGCTTATGGTTTGGTAGAAATTGATGTGAAAGAGTTTGGTATTGATTTATTATCCATTTCAGCCCATAAAATTAACGGACCAAAAGGTGTAGGGTTCTTATACGCTGGTGCAAATGTGAAATTTGAGCCGTTATTAATAGGCGGAGAGCAAGAAAGAAAACGCCGTGCTGGTACGGAAAATGTGCCTAGTATTGCTGGGCTTCAGCATGCAATTCTTATTGCTGAAAAAACTCGTGAGCAAAAAAATGCCCAATATGAAGAGTTTAAAGATATAATGGTATCTGTCTTCAAAAATGAAGGCATTACTTTCGAGGTAAACGGAAACTTAGAACATCGCTTACCGCATGTGCTTAATGTAAGTTTTACAGGAATGAACATTGAACCGTTTCTTGTGAACTTAGACCTAGCTGGCATTGCAGTATCAAGTGGTTCTGCTTGTACAGCTGGTTCGATTGATCCATCACATGTATTAGTAGCGATGTTTGGAAAAGACTCCGATCAAATACGTTCATCCGTACGCTTTAGTTTTGGGCTTGGAAATACGAAAGAGCAAATTGAAAAAGCGGCGTACGAAACAGTGAAAATCGTGAAGCGATTAACACAAAATTAG
- the hisS gene encoding histidine--tRNA ligase: MSIQIPRGTQDILPGTVELWQYIEGQAREICRRYNYKEIRTPIFEHTELFLRGVGDTTDIVQKEMYSFQDRGERSLTLRPEGTAPVVRSYVENKMFGDATQPTKLYYIGQMFRYERPQAGRYRQFVQFGIEAIGSNDPAIDAEVIALAVEFYRGMGLKNIKVVLNSLGDAASRQAHRDALIAHFEPRIGEFCSDCQSRLEKNPLRILDCKKDRNHELMGTAPSITEYLNEDSAVYYDKVQELLTMMDVPFEKDPNLVRGLDYYQHTVFEIMSEAEGFGAITTLSGGGRYNGLVQEIGGPEMPGIGFAMSIERLIMALKAENIELPLEHSIDCYVVALGEKAKDHAAKVAFNLRKAGLSVEKDYLDRKMKAQFKSADRLKAKFVAVLGEDELDKGIINLKDMATGEQEEVALDVFASYVAEKLI; encoded by the coding sequence ATGTCTATTCAAATCCCACGCGGAACGCAAGATATTCTTCCAGGCACTGTTGAGTTATGGCAGTATATCGAAGGGCAAGCACGCGAAATTTGCCGTCGTTACAATTATAAAGAAATTCGTACACCAATTTTTGAGCACACGGAGCTATTTTTACGTGGTGTTGGTGATACGACAGATATCGTACAAAAAGAAATGTACTCATTCCAAGATCGTGGAGAGCGCAGCTTAACATTACGTCCAGAAGGTACTGCACCTGTTGTACGTTCTTACGTTGAAAATAAAATGTTTGGTGATGCAACACAACCAACGAAATTATACTATATCGGTCAAATGTTCCGTTATGAAAGACCACAAGCAGGTCGCTATCGTCAATTCGTACAATTCGGTATCGAAGCAATCGGCAGTAATGATCCTGCAATTGATGCAGAAGTAATTGCACTTGCTGTTGAATTTTACCGCGGCATGGGCTTAAAAAATATTAAAGTTGTATTAAACAGTTTAGGTGATGCAGCGAGCCGTCAAGCACACCGTGATGCATTAATCGCACACTTTGAGCCACGTATCGGCGAATTCTGCTCTGACTGTCAATCTCGCTTAGAAAAGAACCCACTTCGAATTTTAGACTGTAAGAAAGACCGTAACCATGAATTAATGGGAACAGCACCATCTATTACAGAATACTTAAACGAAGATTCAGCAGTATACTACGACAAAGTTCAAGAACTATTAACGATGATGGATGTTCCATTTGAAAAAGATCCGAACTTAGTACGTGGTTTAGACTACTATCAACACACTGTTTTTGAAATTATGAGTGAGGCAGAAGGTTTCGGTGCGATCACTACATTAAGCGGTGGTGGCCGTTATAACGGACTTGTACAAGAAATCGGTGGACCAGAAATGCCAGGTATCGGTTTTGCAATGAGTATTGAACGTTTAATTATGGCGCTAAAAGCTGAAAATATTGAATTACCACTTGAACATAGCATTGATTGTTACGTTGTAGCGCTCGGTGAAAAAGCGAAAGACCATGCTGCAAAAGTTGCGTTCAATCTTCGTAAAGCTGGATTGTCAGTTGAAAAAGATTATTTAGATCGCAAAATGAAAGCACAATTTAAATCAGCAGATCGTCTAAAGGCGAAATTTGTAGCTGTATTAGGAGAAGATGAGCTGGATAAAGGTATCATTAACTTAAAAGATATGGCAACAGGTGAACAAGAAGAAGTAGCGTTAGATGTATTTGCTTCATACGTAGCAGAGAAATTAATATAG
- a CDS encoding D-tyrosyl-tRNA(Tyr) deacylase, with product MRVVLQRSKKASVTVDGEIVGQIPFGLTLLVGITHEDTEKDATYIAEKISNLRIFEDESGKMNHSVLDVEGQVLSISQFTLYGDCRKGRRPNFMDAAKPDYAERLYDFFNEEVRKQGLHVETGKFGAMMDVSLINDGPVTLIVESK from the coding sequence ATGAGAGTTGTTTTACAACGATCAAAGAAAGCGTCTGTCACGGTAGACGGTGAGATCGTAGGACAAATTCCGTTCGGTTTAACATTACTAGTTGGCATTACGCACGAAGATACAGAAAAAGATGCAACTTACATTGCGGAAAAAATTTCAAACTTACGTATTTTTGAAGATGAGAGCGGAAAGATGAATCATTCTGTACTTGATGTAGAAGGACAAGTTCTATCTATTTCGCAATTCACATTATACGGAGATTGTCGCAAGGGGAGACGTCCAAACTTTATGGATGCTGCGAAACCTGACTATGCAGAGCGTTTATACGATTTCTTTAATGAAGAAGTTCGCAAACAAGGATTGCATGTAGAAACAGGGAAATTCGGAGCAATGATGGACGTTTCTTTAATCAATGATGGTCCGGTGACCTTAATTGTAGAAAGTAAATAG